The Mycobacterium paragordonae genome includes a region encoding these proteins:
- a CDS encoding Hsp20/alpha crystallin family protein, which yields MLMRTDPFRDFDRFTRPMSGTASRPSVMPMDAWRDGTSFVVEFDLPGIDADSLDLDIERNVVTVRAERPEIDPGREMLASERPRGVFSRQLVLGDNLDTEKIEASYDTGVLTLRIPVAEKAKPRKITIGRSNGHQVINA from the coding sequence ATGCTGATGCGAACCGATCCGTTCCGTGACTTCGACCGCTTCACCCGGCCGATGTCGGGGACGGCGTCCCGTCCGTCGGTGATGCCGATGGACGCGTGGCGAGACGGCACATCATTTGTCGTGGAATTCGATCTGCCCGGCATCGATGCGGACTCGTTGGACCTGGACATCGAGCGCAACGTGGTCACGGTGCGTGCGGAGCGCCCCGAAATCGATCCCGGCCGGGAGATGCTGGCCAGCGAACGCCCCCGTGGGGTGTTCAGCCGCCAGTTGGTGCTGGGCGACAATCTCGACACCGAGAAGATCGAGGCGTCCTACGACACGGGAGTGCTGACGCTGCGAATCCCGGTGGCCGAGAAGGCGAAACCGCGCAAGATCACGATCGGGCGGAGCAACGGACACCAGGTCATCAACGCCTGA
- a CDS encoding MBL fold metallo-hydrolase — protein sequence MSGQTQLIQITDTVHLAQGPAVNWTLVTDDTGVMLIDAGYPGDREEVLGSLRKLGYGPGDVRAILLTHAHIDHLGTAIWFAAEHGTPVYCHADEVGHAKREYLEQVAIHDLALRLWRPRWAVWTVHVVRSGGLIRDGIPTARPLTPDVAAGLPGRPQPVFSPGHTNGHCSYLVDGVLASGDALITGHPLIRHDGPQLLPAIFSYSQQDCIRTLSVLAEVETEILAPGHGPLWRGPIREATDAALRKAGAL from the coding sequence ATGTCCGGCCAGACGCAACTTATTCAGATCACCGACACGGTTCACCTCGCCCAGGGCCCCGCGGTCAATTGGACCCTGGTCACCGACGACACCGGCGTCATGCTGATCGATGCCGGCTATCCCGGCGACCGCGAAGAGGTGCTGGGCTCGCTGCGCAAACTGGGATACGGCCCCGGCGACGTGCGCGCGATCCTGCTCACCCATGCCCATATCGACCATCTGGGCACCGCGATCTGGTTCGCCGCCGAGCACGGCACGCCGGTGTACTGCCACGCCGACGAGGTGGGCCACGCCAAGCGTGAATATCTGGAACAAGTGGCGATTCACGATCTGGCACTGCGCCTCTGGCGCCCGCGCTGGGCGGTGTGGACCGTGCACGTGGTGCGCAGCGGCGGCCTGATCCGCGATGGGATCCCGACCGCCCGGCCGCTGACCCCGGACGTCGCTGCCGGGCTGCCCGGCCGGCCGCAGCCGGTGTTCAGCCCCGGCCACACCAACGGCCACTGCTCGTATCTGGTCGACGGGGTCCTGGCCAGTGGCGACGCGCTGATCACCGGCCATCCGCTGATCCGCCATGACGGGCCCCAGCTGTTGCCAGCCATTTTCAGCTACAGCCAGCAGGACTGCATCCGGACCCTGTCGGTCCTGGCTGAGGTGGAAACCGAGATCCTCGCCCCCGGGCACGGCCCGCTGTGGCGCGGCCCGATCCGCGAAGCCACCGACGCGGCTCTGCGCAAGGCGGGGGCTTTGTGA
- a CDS encoding DUF1800 domain-containing protein, with protein sequence MAGQSPRWIMTARVLRRCGFGATGAEVDAVVGQNWPTYVDAALAADPDADRGALATPMPSLPPPQPPARGATKAARAQYRRQLSEQNDELTRWWLSRMLAVELPLHEKLTLLWHNHFATSAQKVRIAAYMAAQNQKLRTLKLGDFRTLAYTMLTDAAMLRWLDGQLNTAKAPNENLAREFMELFTLGHNNGYTEDDVRAGARALTGWTIGDGQPVLVARRRDPGLKTLFGVTRDFDAAGFCDAVLARPGSAAHVAGHLWQQLVSDEPPSGPALERIVAAYGPRRDLKALTRAVLTDDEFTGGRATVVNTPVEWLVGVIRALRPAEQHDKLVETTLKVLGQRPFFPTDVNGWPRGQVWLSTASATTRLRTAAKFARSADLSTIDSTAPGQRIDAVGYLIGVGAWTDRTVEALQPLVRQPERLVTAAVNTPEYLTS encoded by the coding sequence ATGGCCGGGCAGTCCCCACGGTGGATCATGACGGCCCGCGTCCTGCGCCGGTGCGGGTTCGGGGCCACGGGCGCCGAGGTCGACGCGGTGGTGGGCCAGAACTGGCCGACCTACGTCGACGCCGCCCTGGCCGCCGATCCCGACGCCGACCGGGGGGCGCTCGCCACCCCGATGCCATCACTCCCGCCCCCACAGCCGCCCGCCAGAGGCGCCACGAAGGCGGCGCGCGCCCAGTATCGGCGTCAGCTCTCCGAACAGAACGACGAACTGACCCGATGGTGGCTGAGCCGCATGCTCGCCGTCGAGCTGCCGCTGCACGAGAAGCTGACGTTGTTGTGGCACAACCACTTCGCCACTTCCGCGCAGAAGGTGCGGATCGCGGCGTACATGGCGGCGCAGAACCAGAAGCTGCGCACCTTGAAGCTGGGCGACTTCCGGACTCTGGCGTACACGATGCTCACCGACGCCGCGATGCTGCGCTGGCTGGACGGACAGCTCAACACCGCCAAAGCTCCCAATGAGAACCTGGCCCGCGAATTCATGGAGCTGTTCACCCTCGGCCACAACAACGGGTACACCGAGGACGACGTGCGCGCCGGCGCCCGCGCCCTGACCGGATGGACGATCGGCGATGGCCAGCCGGTGTTGGTGGCCCGCCGCCGCGACCCCGGACTCAAAACCCTGTTCGGCGTCACGCGGGACTTCGATGCCGCCGGGTTCTGCGACGCGGTCCTGGCCCGGCCCGGTTCGGCCGCGCACGTCGCCGGGCACCTGTGGCAGCAGTTGGTGTCCGACGAACCGCCGTCCGGGCCGGCACTCGAGCGCATCGTCGCCGCGTACGGCCCCCGGCGTGACCTCAAGGCGCTGACCCGGGCCGTCCTCACCGACGACGAGTTCACCGGCGGCCGTGCGACCGTCGTCAACACTCCCGTCGAGTGGCTGGTCGGCGTGATCCGTGCGCTCCGGCCTGCCGAGCAGCACGACAAGCTGGTCGAGACCACCCTCAAGGTGCTGGGCCAGCGCCCGTTCTTCCCCACCGACGTCAACGGCTGGCCGCGCGGCCAGGTCTGGTTGTCCACCGCGTCGGCCACCACGAGGCTGCGCACCGCCGCCAAGTTCGCCCGGTCAGCGGACTTGTCGACGATCGACAGCACCGCGCCTGGCCAGCGGATCGACGCGGTCGGATACCTGATCGGCGTGGGCGCGTGGACAGACCGCACGGTCGAAGCCCTGCAACCCCTGGTGCGCCAGCCCGAGCGCCTGGTGACCGCCGCCGTCAACACACCGGAGTACCTGACCTCATGA
- a CDS encoding acetate kinase, translating to MSDRLVLVINSGSSSLKFQLVDPDSGASRAGGTVEQIGEPSSPIADHDAALRRAFEMLNDDGIDLQRCGLAAVGHRVVHGGNHFHRPTLLDDAVVRELEKLAPLAPLHNPPAVQGIEVARKLLPGVPHIAVFDTAFFHHLPAAAATYAIDRELAEKWQIRRYGFHGTSHEYVSGQAATFLGRPAGELNQIVLHLGNGASASAVAGGRPVETSMGLTPLEGLVMGTRSGDIDAGVFSYLWRTANMDVDEIESMLNKRSGVLGLAGERDFRRLRAMIESGDTAAKLAYDVFIHRLRKYIGAYLAVLGHTDVISFTAGIGEHDAAVRRDALAGLGELGIELDEERNAATGSGARRISSDRSSVAVLVVPTNEELAIARDCVSLL from the coding sequence ATGAGTGATCGTCTGGTGCTGGTGATCAACTCCGGATCGTCGTCGCTGAAATTCCAGCTCGTCGATCCGGATTCCGGAGCGTCACGGGCGGGTGGCACGGTCGAACAGATCGGGGAGCCGTCGTCGCCCATCGCTGACCACGACGCGGCGCTCCGTCGCGCGTTCGAGATGCTGAACGACGACGGCATCGACCTGCAGCGCTGCGGACTGGCCGCGGTGGGGCACCGGGTGGTCCACGGCGGCAACCACTTTCACCGTCCCACGCTGCTGGACGACGCGGTGGTCCGCGAACTCGAGAAGCTCGCGCCGCTGGCCCCGCTGCACAACCCGCCCGCTGTGCAGGGCATCGAGGTGGCGCGCAAGCTGCTGCCCGGAGTGCCGCACATCGCGGTGTTCGATACGGCGTTCTTCCACCACCTGCCGGCGGCCGCCGCCACCTACGCCATCGACCGGGAACTCGCCGAGAAATGGCAGATCCGCCGGTACGGATTCCACGGCACCTCACACGAGTACGTCAGCGGCCAGGCGGCGACATTCCTGGGCCGGCCGGCCGGCGAGCTGAATCAGATCGTGCTGCATCTGGGTAACGGGGCGTCGGCGTCCGCGGTCGCAGGCGGGCGTCCGGTCGAGACGTCTATGGGCCTGACACCGTTGGAAGGTCTGGTGATGGGCACCCGCAGCGGTGACATCGACGCGGGTGTCTTCAGCTACCTGTGGCGGACCGCGAACATGGATGTCGACGAGATCGAGTCAATGCTGAACAAGCGGTCCGGGGTGCTGGGCCTGGCGGGCGAGCGCGATTTCCGCCGGTTGCGCGCGATGATCGAATCCGGTGACACCGCAGCGAAATTGGCGTACGACGTGTTCATCCACCGGCTGCGCAAATACATCGGCGCGTACCTGGCGGTGCTGGGACACACCGACGTGATCAGTTTCACAGCCGGAATCGGCGAGCACGACGCGGCCGTGCGCCGAGATGCGTTGGCAGGACTGGGCGAGCTCGGGATCGAGCTCGACGAGGAACGCAATGCCGCGACGGGCTCCGGCGCCCGCCGGATCTCGAGCGACCGCTCGTCCGTCGCCGTGCTGGTGGTGCCGACGAACGAGGAACTGGCCATCGCCCGCGACTGCGTCAGCCTGCTATAG
- a CDS encoding NtaA/DmoA family FMN-dependent monooxygenase (This protein belongs to a clade of FMN-dependent monooxygenases, within a broader family of flavin-dependent oxidoreductases, the luciferase-like monooxygenase (LMM) family, some of whose members use coenzyme F420 rather than FMN.): MSRKPVHLAVHFPGVNNTTVWTDPTAGSQIEFESFVHLARTAERGLFDFFFLAEGLRLREHRGHIHDLDVVGRPDTFTVLAALAGATDRIGLTGTINTTFNEPFEVARQFATLDHLSDGRAGWNIVTSSDAFTGANFRRGGFLAHADRYRRAEEFVTVAREFWDSWAPDAVVLKDGVYVDPAGIRRVQYTGSHFDVTGFATLPAGPQGHPILLQAGDSDEGRSFGARYADALFTLHGSLEDGQRYYADVKGRAQSYGRDPNQLKVFPAATFVIGDTPDEAEDKARHVRRQQVSGATAIGMLEQVWGLELSDYDPDGPLPEIEPVVDSDITQGRVRHGDPVALARRWRERAQAENLSIRDLVIEVTSREQFVGTAAHIADEIDRYVQADACDGFILVPHLTPHGLDEFVDRVVPLLQERGAFRSEYPGETLRENLGLAS; encoded by the coding sequence ATGAGCCGCAAGCCCGTTCATCTCGCGGTGCACTTTCCGGGCGTCAACAACACCACGGTGTGGACCGACCCGACCGCCGGCAGCCAGATCGAGTTCGAGTCGTTCGTTCATCTGGCGCGGACCGCCGAACGCGGATTGTTCGACTTCTTCTTCCTGGCCGAAGGATTGCGCCTGCGTGAGCACCGTGGCCACATTCACGACCTGGACGTGGTGGGCCGGCCGGATACCTTCACCGTGCTGGCGGCACTGGCCGGCGCCACCGACCGCATCGGCCTGACCGGCACCATCAACACCACCTTCAACGAACCCTTCGAAGTGGCAAGACAATTCGCGACGCTCGATCACCTTTCGGACGGTCGCGCCGGCTGGAACATCGTCACATCGTCGGATGCGTTCACCGGCGCCAACTTCCGCAGGGGCGGCTTTCTCGCCCATGCCGACCGCTACCGGCGCGCCGAGGAGTTCGTCACCGTGGCGCGGGAATTCTGGGACAGCTGGGCGCCGGATGCGGTGGTCCTCAAGGACGGCGTCTACGTTGATCCCGCGGGGATCCGCCGCGTCCAGTACACCGGTTCGCACTTCGACGTGACGGGCTTTGCGACGCTGCCGGCCGGCCCACAGGGCCATCCGATCTTGTTGCAGGCGGGCGATTCCGACGAGGGCCGGTCTTTCGGCGCCCGATATGCCGATGCGCTGTTCACCCTGCACGGTTCGCTCGAGGACGGCCAGCGCTATTACGCCGACGTCAAGGGCCGGGCGCAGTCCTATGGCCGGGATCCCAATCAGCTCAAGGTTTTTCCGGCGGCCACCTTCGTCATCGGGGACACCCCCGACGAAGCTGAGGACAAGGCGCGCCACGTCCGCCGCCAGCAGGTCAGCGGCGCCACCGCCATCGGAATGCTGGAACAGGTTTGGGGGCTTGAGCTTTCCGACTACGACCCGGACGGTCCGCTGCCCGAGATCGAACCGGTCGTCGACAGCGATATCACGCAGGGGCGGGTGCGTCATGGTGATCCGGTTGCGCTGGCACGGCGTTGGCGGGAGCGGGCTCAGGCGGAGAACCTGTCGATCCGCGATTTGGTGATCGAGGTGACCAGCCGGGAGCAGTTCGTCGGCACCGCCGCTCACATCGCCGACGAGATCGACCGCTACGTGCAGGCCGACGCGTGTGACGGGTTCATCCTGGTGCCGCACCTGACACCGCACGGTCTCGACGAGTTCGTCGACCGGGTGGTCCCGCTGCTGCAGGAGCGTGGTGCTTTTCGGTCCGAGTACCCGGGTGAGACGTTGCGGGAGAACCTCGGCTTAGCCTCCTGA
- the fgd gene encoding glucose-6-phosphate dehydrogenase (coenzyme-F420): MAELKLGYKASAEQFAPRELVELAVLAEGHGMDSATVSDHFQPWRHKGGHAPFSLAWMTAVGERTERLQLGTSVLTPTFRYNPAVIAQAFATMSCLYPGRIFLGVGTGEALNEIATGYEGDWPDFKERFARLRESVRLMRELWRGDRVDFDGEYYRTKGASIYDVPEGGVPVYIAAGGPAVAKYAGRAGDGFICTSGKGEELYTEKLIPAVKEGAAINERNIDDIDKMIEIKISYDTDPDLALENTRFWAPLSLSAEQKHSIDDPIEMEKAADALPIEQIAKRWIVASDPDEAVEKVGQYVTWGLNHLVFHAPGHDQRRFLELFEKDLAPRLRRLG, encoded by the coding sequence GTGGCTGAACTGAAGCTTGGATACAAAGCGTCCGCTGAACAATTCGCACCGCGTGAACTCGTCGAACTGGCCGTCCTCGCCGAAGGACACGGCATGGACAGCGCCACCGTGAGCGACCACTTCCAGCCCTGGCGGCACAAGGGCGGGCACGCCCCGTTCTCGCTGGCCTGGATGACCGCCGTGGGGGAGCGCACCGAACGGTTGCAATTGGGTACCTCAGTGCTCACCCCGACCTTCCGGTACAACCCCGCCGTCATCGCCCAGGCCTTCGCCACCATGTCCTGCCTGTACCCGGGCCGAATCTTCCTGGGCGTCGGCACCGGCGAGGCACTGAACGAGATCGCCACCGGATACGAAGGCGACTGGCCGGACTTCAAAGAACGCTTCGCCCGGCTGCGCGAGTCGGTGCGGCTGATGCGCGAACTGTGGCGCGGTGACCGCGTCGACTTCGACGGCGAGTACTACCGCACCAAGGGCGCCTCGATCTACGACGTCCCCGAGGGCGGTGTGCCGGTCTACATCGCCGCCGGCGGTCCCGCGGTGGCCAAGTACGCCGGCCGCGCCGGTGACGGCTTCATCTGCACCTCCGGCAAGGGCGAGGAGCTGTATACCGAGAAGCTGATCCCGGCCGTCAAAGAAGGCGCCGCCATCAACGAGCGCAACATCGATGACATCGACAAGATGATCGAGATCAAGATCTCCTACGACACCGACCCGGACCTGGCGCTGGAGAACACCCGGTTCTGGGCACCGCTGTCGCTGAGCGCCGAGCAGAAGCACAGCATCGACGACCCGATCGAGATGGAGAAGGCCGCCGACGCCCTGCCGATCGAGCAGATCGCCAAGCGCTGGATCGTCGCGTCCGACCCCGACGAAGCCGTGGAAAAGGTCGGCCAGTACGTGACCTGGGGCCTCAACCACCTGGTGTTCCACGCACCCGGGCACGACCAGCGACGGTTCCTGGAGTTGTTCGAGAAGGACTTGGCGCCGCGACTCCGCAGACTTGGCTGA
- a CDS encoding DUF1501 domain-containing protein translates to MNRRKFLIAGAGVGAAGLLSGALAVDWDDLLRAAQDRPLAAGDGVLVIVTLYGGNDGINTLIPYADNAYHDARPELAYAPEDVLHLDDQLGLNPAMRGLAQLWNERRLAIVRGAGYPKPDHSHFRSMDIWQTASPDAPVATGWIGRWLDATGDDPLRAVNVGSVLPLLAVGEKQTAAALSTSGDGGKSDRFDATMQALSADDPGDTPAMAAVAKSYRAARTTNARFESVQGAESQNALAARLSLVAAAIKARVPTRVYLAHLGGFDTHANERGTQQRLLQSFDEAVTGFLQQVAGANVVVLAYSEFGRRVAANASQGTDHGTAGPVFVAGAPVKGGFYGDEPSLTDLDHGDLKYTTDFRDVYHELLVGTLRTDPTPSVGAGRTNLGFL, encoded by the coding sequence ATGAACCGCCGCAAGTTCCTGATCGCCGGCGCCGGGGTGGGTGCGGCCGGCCTCTTGTCCGGCGCGTTGGCGGTCGACTGGGACGACCTGCTGCGGGCCGCGCAGGACCGTCCGCTGGCCGCGGGCGACGGGGTGCTGGTGATCGTCACCCTGTACGGCGGCAACGACGGCATCAACACGCTGATTCCCTACGCGGACAACGCTTATCACGACGCCCGCCCGGAACTGGCCTACGCTCCCGAAGACGTCCTGCACCTCGACGATCAGCTCGGCCTGAACCCCGCGATGCGCGGCCTGGCGCAATTGTGGAACGAGCGGCGTCTCGCCATCGTGCGCGGCGCTGGCTATCCCAAACCCGACCACAGCCACTTCCGGTCCATGGACATCTGGCAGACCGCGTCGCCGGACGCCCCCGTTGCCACCGGTTGGATCGGCCGGTGGCTCGACGCTACCGGTGACGACCCGCTGCGCGCGGTCAACGTCGGCAGTGTGCTGCCGCTGCTCGCGGTCGGCGAAAAGCAAACAGCGGCAGCGCTTTCGACATCTGGTGACGGTGGCAAGTCCGACAGGTTCGACGCGACCATGCAGGCGCTCTCGGCCGACGATCCCGGCGACACCCCTGCCATGGCTGCGGTCGCCAAGTCCTACCGCGCCGCTCGCACCACCAACGCGAGATTTGAATCCGTCCAAGGGGCGGAGTCGCAGAACGCACTGGCGGCCCGGCTCAGTCTGGTGGCCGCCGCCATCAAGGCCCGGGTTCCGACTCGGGTCTACCTGGCGCACCTCGGCGGCTTCGACACCCACGCCAACGAACGCGGCACCCAGCAGCGACTGCTGCAGAGCTTCGACGAAGCCGTCACCGGGTTCCTGCAGCAGGTGGCCGGCGCCAACGTCGTGGTGCTGGCCTACTCGGAGTTCGGTCGCCGCGTTGCGGCGAATGCGTCCCAGGGCACCGACCACGGCACCGCCGGACCGGTGTTCGTCGCGGGCGCGCCGGTCAAGGGCGGGTTCTACGGCGACGAGCCGAGCCTGACCGACCTCGACCACGGAGACCTCAAGTACACCACTGACTTTCGCGACGTCTACCACGAGCTGCTGGTCGGGACGCTGCGCACCGACCCCACCCCGTCGGTCGGTGCCGGCCGCACCAACCTGGGATTTCTATAG
- the pta gene encoding phosphate acetyltransferase, translating into MPASSIYIAAPESETGKSTIALGLMHRLAATAAKVGVFRPITRHEKGRDYILELLLEQSTAGLTYEQCVGVTYQQLHDDGDAAIAGIVDAYHAVAEHCDAVVIVGSDYTDVTSPAELSVNARIAVNLGAPVLLTVRGKDRTPDEVASVVEVCLAELSAQRAHTAAVVANRCEPAEMPAVADALRKFTPRAYVLPEEPLLAAPTVAELTTAVNGTPIRGDEQLAQREVMGVMVAGMTADHCLERLRDGMAVITPGDRSDVVLAVASAHAAEGFPSLSCLVLNGGFDLHPSIAALVAGLRLRLPIIATTLGTYDTASAAATARGRVTASSQRKIDTALQLMDRHVDIDDLLEQLTIPIPTVTTPQMFTHQLQERARADRRHIVLPEGEDDRILRSAGRLLQRSVADLTILGDETQVRSRAAELGVSLDDATVIDPRTSELHEHFAQQYAELRKAKGVTLEHAREIMNDATYFGTMLVYNGKVDGMVSGAVHTTAHTVRPALEIIRTVPDVSTVSSIFLMCLPDRVLAYGDCAIIPNPTTEQLADIAISSARTAAQFGIEPRVAMLSYSTGDSGSGADVEKVRKATELVRSRDPQLLVEGPIQYDAAVDPSVAATKMRDSPVAGRATVLIFPDLNTGNNTYKAVQRSAGAIAIGPVLQGLRKPVNDLSRGALVEDIVNTVAITAIQAQGCDE; encoded by the coding sequence GTGCCCGCCTCCAGCATCTACATCGCGGCGCCCGAATCGGAGACCGGCAAGTCGACGATCGCGCTGGGGCTGATGCACCGGCTGGCGGCCACGGCCGCGAAAGTCGGTGTCTTCCGGCCGATTACGCGTCATGAGAAGGGCCGCGACTACATCCTGGAATTGCTGCTCGAGCAGTCCACCGCGGGCCTGACGTATGAACAGTGCGTCGGGGTGACGTACCAACAACTGCACGACGACGGCGACGCCGCGATAGCCGGGATCGTCGACGCGTACCACGCGGTGGCCGAGCACTGCGACGCGGTGGTGATCGTCGGCAGCGACTACACCGACGTGACCAGTCCGGCCGAGCTTTCGGTGAACGCGCGGATCGCGGTGAACCTGGGCGCACCGGTCCTGCTCACGGTTCGCGGCAAGGACCGCACGCCCGACGAGGTCGCCAGTGTCGTGGAGGTGTGTCTGGCCGAGCTGTCCGCGCAGCGGGCACATACCGCGGCTGTCGTCGCCAACCGGTGTGAACCAGCCGAGATGCCTGCCGTCGCGGATGCGCTGCGCAAGTTCACCCCGCGCGCCTACGTGCTGCCCGAGGAGCCACTGCTGGCCGCGCCGACGGTGGCCGAACTGACCACCGCGGTCAACGGGACACCGATTCGCGGTGACGAACAACTGGCCCAGCGCGAGGTGATGGGCGTGATGGTCGCCGGCATGACCGCCGACCACTGCCTCGAGCGGCTGCGCGACGGCATGGCCGTGATCACCCCGGGCGACCGCTCAGACGTGGTACTCGCGGTTGCCAGTGCCCATGCGGCAGAAGGGTTTCCGTCGTTGTCGTGTCTGGTGCTCAACGGCGGCTTCGACCTGCACCCGTCGATCGCCGCCCTGGTTGCCGGGCTGCGGCTGCGGTTGCCGATCATCGCCACCACGCTGGGCACCTACGACACGGCCAGCGCGGCGGCCACGGCCCGCGGCCGCGTCACCGCTTCCTCGCAACGCAAGATCGACACGGCGTTGCAACTGATGGACCGGCACGTCGACATCGATGATCTGCTCGAGCAGCTCACCATCCCGATCCCGACGGTCACCACGCCGCAGATGTTCACCCACCAGCTGCAGGAGCGAGCCCGGGCGGACCGCCGGCACATCGTGTTGCCCGAGGGCGAGGACGACCGGATCCTGCGCTCGGCCGGCCGTCTGCTGCAGCGCTCCGTCGCCGACTTGACGATTCTGGGCGACGAAACCCAAGTGCGTTCCCGCGCAGCCGAACTCGGTGTGAGCCTGGACGATGCGACGGTGATCGACCCGCGCACCAGCGAACTGCACGAACACTTTGCGCAGCAATACGCCGAACTGCGCAAGGCTAAGGGCGTCACGCTCGAGCACGCCCGCGAGATCATGAACGACGCAACGTATTTCGGCACCATGCTGGTGTACAACGGCAAGGTCGACGGGATGGTGTCCGGTGCCGTGCACACCACCGCGCACACCGTGCGCCCGGCGCTGGAGATCATCCGCACGGTGCCGGACGTGTCCACGGTGTCCAGCATCTTCCTGATGTGTCTGCCGGACCGGGTGCTGGCCTACGGTGACTGCGCGATCATCCCCAACCCGACTACCGAACAGCTTGCCGACATCGCGATCTCTTCGGCGCGCACGGCCGCTCAGTTCGGTATCGAGCCGCGGGTGGCCATGCTGTCCTACTCGACGGGGGACTCCGGTTCGGGTGCCGATGTCGAAAAGGTCAGGAAGGCAACCGAACTGGTGCGTTCCCGGGATCCACAACTGCTGGTCGAGGGGCCGATCCAGTACGACGCCGCGGTCGACCCGTCGGTCGCGGCGACCAAGATGCGCGACTCCCCGGTGGCCGGCCGCGCCACCGTGCTGATCTTCCCCGACCTCAACACCGGCAACAACACCTATAAGGCGGTGCAGCGGTCCGCGGGCGCCATCGCGATCGGGCCGGTGCTGCAGGGTCTGCGCAAACCGGTCAACGACCTGTCTAGGGGCGCGCTGGTCGAAGACATCGTGAATACCGTTGCCATAACCGCGATTCAGGCGCAGGGCTGCGATGAGTGA